One Cellulomonas sp. Y8 DNA segment encodes these proteins:
- a CDS encoding amino-acid N-acetyltransferase, with amino-acid sequence MTDPAAPSTPATPPDQPGYRVRPARPADVRGIRDLVQPYADERILLAKELVGYYEAIQEFQVAEAPDGTLIGCGALHVMWQDLAEIRTLAVARAWRGRGVGHALLEGLTGRGRELGLSRLFCLTFEVDFFAAHGWGTIAGPAVPPEVYAELLRSHDDGVAEFLDLARVKPNTLGNTRMIVDL; translated from the coding sequence GTGACCGACCCCGCCGCGCCGTCGACCCCCGCCACCCCGCCCGACCAGCCCGGCTACCGGGTCCGACCCGCGCGCCCGGCCGACGTCCGCGGCATCCGCGACCTGGTGCAGCCGTACGCGGACGAGCGGATCCTGCTCGCCAAGGAGCTGGTCGGCTACTACGAGGCGATCCAGGAGTTCCAGGTCGCCGAGGCGCCGGACGGCACGCTCATCGGCTGCGGCGCCCTGCACGTCATGTGGCAGGACCTCGCGGAGATCCGGACCCTCGCCGTCGCGCGCGCGTGGCGAGGGCGCGGCGTGGGCCACGCGCTGCTGGAGGGGCTGACCGGGCGGGGCCGGGAGCTCGGGCTGAGCCGGCTGTTCTGCCTCACCTTCGAGGTGGACTTCTTCGCCGCGCACGGCTGGGGCACGATCGCCGGCCCCGCGGTGCCGCCCGAGGTGTACGCCGAGCTGCTGCGGTCCCACGACGACGGGGTCGCGGAGTTCCTCGACCTGGCCCGCGTGAAGCCGAACACCCTGGGCAACACCCGGATGATCGTCGACCTCTAG
- a CDS encoding TetR/AcrR family transcriptional regulator, with protein MTAPTPDAARPAARPGRPRAADSRDTRGDVLAAAAALFSSVGYTATSTYAIAERAGVKQASIYHHFRGKDVLLRTLLLDTVRPSLDLADELLDAPGDPAARLWALCDADARWLAHGPVNIGGLMQLPEVEGEAFAEFHEERSRLRARYDALVAAVLGRPESGRPAEATLVFGLVETVITARRSGGQAGARDVAPLVGDAALRVLGLDEPAVRRARAQAAELGPGAPDLPGGSGAAAAG; from the coding sequence ATGACGGCCCCCACCCCCGACGCGGCGCGTCCCGCCGCCCGGCCCGGGCGTCCGCGCGCCGCGGACTCCCGCGACACCCGGGGCGACGTGCTCGCCGCGGCGGCGGCCCTGTTCAGCAGCGTCGGGTACACGGCCACCTCGACCTACGCGATCGCCGAGCGCGCCGGGGTGAAGCAGGCGTCGATCTACCACCACTTCCGCGGCAAGGACGTCCTGCTGCGGACCCTGCTGCTCGACACCGTGCGCCCGTCCCTCGACCTGGCCGACGAGCTGCTGGACGCCCCGGGCGACCCGGCGGCCCGGCTCTGGGCGCTGTGCGACGCCGACGCCCGCTGGCTCGCTCACGGGCCGGTGAACATCGGCGGGCTCATGCAGCTGCCCGAGGTGGAGGGCGAGGCCTTCGCGGAGTTCCACGAGGAGCGGTCACGGCTGCGCGCGCGGTACGACGCGCTGGTCGCCGCCGTCCTCGGGCGGCCCGAGTCCGGGCGGCCGGCGGAGGCGACGCTCGTGTTCGGGCTGGTCGAGACCGTGATCACGGCCCGGCGCTCCGGCGGCCAGGCCGGGGCCCGGGACGTGGCACCGCTCGTCGGCGACGCCGCGCTGCGGGTGCTCGGGCTCGACGAGCCGGCGGTGCGCCGCGCGCGTGCGCAGGCCGCGGAGCTCGGCCCGGGAGCGCCGGACCTGCCCGGCGGCTCGGGTGCCGCCGCGGCGGGCTGA